Within Calditrichota bacterium, the genomic segment CTTAAACCGAATATCAAACAGCTTGGAAACGGTTTGTCATTCGGGTAGTCTTCAATGATTTCACCGTGCAGCACGCTGTAAAAAATCTCGCTGAATTGAAAGCCGTCATTTTCTGCTTCCTCTACCGCATGGTCAGAAATTCGGATATTATGGTTTTTAATGGCCTGAATGATGGCGTTTAAATTCATTGTATTCTTTTTATTTCATCGTAGGGAGCGATTCGTGAATCGGCCCTACACATCGCTCCCGTCCTTTTCTGTCGCTAATTTGACGGCCGTGACAATTTTCTGGTATCCGGTGCACCGGCACAGATTCCCCGACAGTCCGTCTTTGATTTCTTCGTCGGAGGGGTGCGGATTCCGGTTCAACAACGCCCGGCCCGCAACAATAAATCCGGGCGTGCAAAAGCCGCATTGGACGGCACCGGTCTGGATAAAGGCCTCCTGAAGCGGGTCGAGATGACCGTCTTTCGAAAGACCCTCCAGAGTGGTGACTTCACTTCCGTCGGCCTGGCAGGCCAGCACCATGCAAGAATTGACGACCTTCCCGTTAAAGATCACCGAGCACGCCCCGCATTCCCCTTTG encodes:
- a CDS encoding DUF4258 domain-containing protein, coding for MNLNAIIQAIKNHNIRISDHAVEEAENDGFQFSEIFYSVLHGEIIEDYPNDKPFPSCLIFGLSRNNEPIHTVWAYNNSNHWAVLITVYRPDVQKWINWKERRKK
- a CDS encoding (2Fe-2S)-binding protein, whose translation is MIDLKFTVNGEKVTLKVPGAKRLLDVLREDLGLLSVKEGCSKGECGACSVIFNGKVVNSCMVLACQADGSEVTTLEGLSKDGHLDPLQEAFIQTGAVQCGFCTPGFIVAGRALLNRNPHPSDEEIKDGLSGNLCRCTGYQKIVTAVKLATEKDGSDV